The sequence CGAAGCCAGAGCAAAATCAACTTATGAATATTTAATAGCCAGCGGTGTTCCAAAAAAACGTATTCTATCTTATAAGGGATACGGAAAACGTAGACTGATAAATGATTGTACGGGAAAAGAGAATTGTTCTCAAGAACAACTAGAATTGAACCGAAGGACGGAGTTCCCTATTGTTCAGTTCAAAAAAGAAGATCGGACATCATTGGCCAAGTCAAAATAAAAAAGCACCCAATTGGGTGCTTTTTTTATTTAAATTTTTAAGACTTTACCTCCACCTTTTTTGACACCACTTCTTTTATCGGTATTACAAATTTTCCTGTTTTGGTAATCAACGTGAGGGTATTGTTTTCTATAGCTTCAATAGTACCTTCATTTTTTCCAATTACAACTTTATCACCCACTGCATAGGTTCGTCTGGTATAAAAAGAACGCAACAGGTCAGTAATAATATCTCTTGAACCCAATCCCAACCCTAAAGCAAAAGCTAAAAGGAATGAGCCCAAAATTAAAGTGATGTTATTGGTAATAATTGTGGTATCAATGCCTGCCTGATTTAAAGCTGTAATTGAAATAAAGATTACAATGATGTAAAACAGCATGTTGCTTACCAAGTTGGACCCTCCAAATTCTAAGGAATCGAACAGCTTCTTGACCGTTGTCTTAATGAAATTTCCAATGTACAAACCTATCATCATTAAAGCGAGTGCGCTGAACAACCTAGGTAGATAACGCAGAAGGTTTCCTATTTCTGTGGAAATGATTTCCCAACTTAAAATATCCGCAGCAACGATTAAGAAGACAAGGAGCAATAACCATTTTACAAAACCGAGTATTACTTTTATGATATCAATTTTAAAATCACCCTTTCCAAAAAGGTCCATCTCATTTATTTTATCGCTGAGTTTATCCAGTTTGGCCAATTTTAAAATTTTACCCAATACAAAAAGTACAATTTTAGTGACCAACCATCCTATCAAAAGAATGATTAGTGCACCAATAATTTTAGGCAGTGCCAATGCTACATCCCTGCCCATGGCGGCCAAAGAATCAAAGGTCAAGTTCTTCCATTCGTTAATTGTTTCCATATCTATAGTTTAATAGTGTTATTGTTAATTGTTTCCTGATGTTCTAAAAAGTTTTCGCAAGGCCGAACCAATATTGAAAGAGAACAGAGAAGCTAGGTCCATAATCAACTTTGCCGCTGCTATATCGTTCATTACTTTTTTCTTCATTCCAGGAGGCACTTCTCTCAGTGAGGCCTCTAACTCCCTAAACGGATTTCTTTTTTGCTTTGCCATCTATTATAAAGTATTATAGATTTCCATTAGTTTCTCCTTTGCTCTCTTTAAGCGCATTTTCACTGCACTTTCTCCAAGTTCCATCAATGCTACAAGGTCTTTTATTGATGCTCCATCTTGATATTTTAACAACAAAATGGATTTATCTTCAGCAGACACCAGTTCCAATGCCTCCTTAAGTTTGGTTGCCTTCATTTCATAAAGGCTTTCATCTGGCACTTCAACGATTAACTTGTGTTCTGAATTCTCAACTGGAACAGATTTATCACTCATTTTGCGCTGCTTGTTTCTGTTTACATAATTCACGCAAAAGTTATAGGTAAAGGAATATAGCCAAGTTGAAAACTTGGATTTCCCTTTGAACATTTTCAACTTAATGAACAATTGCAAAAAAACATCTTGAGTTAAATCCTCTGCCTCGTCCTGTGATCTAGCAAATCCGTAGCACTTGTTATAGACCATTTTTCCGTAACGATCATACAACTTGCCAAATAGCATAGGGTTGTTGTTTGCAACAATTCTCTCTACCAATTCCTCATCAGATAAATGAGCATATGGGTCATCTGCTTCCAAAGATTTCTTATCTAGGTTATTTATAAGAATTAGAAACAGCCTTTTTAGAAAAGTCACTTTAAACGTTTTTTTAGGTCCTATTAAATTCTTTGTGGAATCGTTGAACAAGATAATTTAAAATGCGAGTATATTTGAACTAAAATTTATTATGAAAGTCACTTCCCTTTTTACCATCTTATCCTTTTTCATCTTTTTATCTTGTAAGACTGAACCAAAAAAGACAATATCTGAAGAAAAACCAGAGCAAACCGTTCTTGAAAAAATAGCATTTGCGCATGGTTACGAAAGTTGGAAATCGGTAAAAGAGTTTACCTTCACATTTAACGTGGACAGGGATAGCTCTCATTTTGAACGTACTTGGATTTGGAAGCCAAAGTCAAATCATATTACATCTATTTCAGAAAATGATACCCTTACGTATAGTAGAAAATCCATGGATAGTATTGCTGTCAAAAGAAATGGTGGTTTTATTAATGATAGGTATTGGGTATTAGCTCCTTTTAATCTTATATGGGATGCTGAAAATTTCACCTATGAGCATATTGAAGAAGAAAAATCTCCCGTTAGCGGTGAGCCTATGCAAAAACTGACCATAGTATATTCAAACGAAGGAGGGTATACTCCAGGTGACGCTTATGATTTTTACTTTAAGGATGATTTTATTCTTCGCGAGTGGGTTTTCAGGAAAACAAATCAAGTGGAACCATCAATGACAACAACATGGGAGAATTATGTAGATATCGGTGGTTTAAAACTTGCACAAGATCATAAAAAACCAGAGGGAGGGTTTAATCTTAATTTTACCGATTTAGCGGTAATCAAAAACTAAATAATCAACATCTTATTTATTTTTCTTCAACAAGAGTGTTGTTGCCAAAACAAGTAGGATGCAGCCCAATAATGCATAAAAGCTATGGGTTAAGGAGGCGCTTTCCGCTATAAATCCCAAAATCACTGGTCCCAATAAAAAACCTGCATACCCTGTACCCGCTATAAAAGAAATGCCTTGAGCAGAATCCACTCCCTTGACATTTCCTCCAATGCGAAAAAGCTCGGGTACAATCACGGAGAAACCAAGACCGTTTAGGGCAAAACCCGTAATGGCCAACAGCGTATTTCCTGAAAGTACAAGCAAGTATCCTAAAAGCGCTATTACTGAGCCTAACGCCACAATTTTTATGGATCCAATTTTAGCGCTTATCCCATCTCCTAAAAATCGACCTAGGGTCATTGCCACAGAAAATGCAAGAAACCCCGCTCCAATAAATGCTTCTGGAGCAAGTGTTATTTCTTTTAGATATAGCCCGCTCCAATCTACAATAGCACCTTCACTTCCCATAGCAACAAAACCAATGATGCCCAGTAACAAAAGTGGTTTAAACAGTTTTAAACTAAAGGGTTCTTTATCCATTGGAGTCGCAACAATATGGATGTAGTTTCTGTAAAGAAAAAGGTTTCCAATAAGCACCAAAACCACCATTATCCCCATATGCAAAGCTGGATTTTCAATCATTGGTATGAAAAAACTTCCAAGCCCAGCTATTACTCCCCCTAAACTAAAAAAACCATGGACGGCTGACATAAAATTTTCTTTATCCTCTTTTTCAATTTCTGTCACCAACGTATTCATAGAAATATCTGTTAGTCCAGTACATGCTCCAAAAACAAAGAGGCTCGCCATCAATGTGTAATAGTTTGGCACCAAAAGTGGAAAAAGCGCCATGATACTGGTTAAGACAACGCTATACCAAGTAGCTCTACCTACACCCAATTTATTTATGATTTTGGATGCAATTGGGAATATGGTAAAAACGCCAAGGGAAAGACAAAATAGGGCAATCCCCAAGTCAGCTTTATCAATTTCCAACTTTTCTTTTACCGTTGGAATATAGATGGCCCAGGTACCAAACCAAATATTAAGGCTGGCAAATACCCATGCAGGGGCAAAATATCTTGGATTGGAAAAAATTAGTTGAAGTGATTTCATAGCTATACGTATGCGTGTAGTTTTTGTATTTTGAATGTTATTGTTCTTAGTCTTAATTGGGCCTATTCAATATGGGACAAATCTTCCCCTAATCGTCTATCTTTATTTAGTGCTTCAATAATATCCATTTCCTCGGAAGATAGCTCAAAATCAAATATTTTAAAGTTTTCCTTTATTCTCAATGGGTTTACCGACTTAGGGATAACAGCTACTCCTCTTTGGATTAGCCACCTCAACGTAATTTGTACAGCAGACTTATTATGCGCCTTTCCTATTTGAATGAGTTCGGGAAAATTTAAAACCTCTCCCATCATAATGGGTCTCCATGCTTCCAGTTGTATGTTATGTTTGATTGCAAAATCTCTTAACTGGTTTTGGCTAAGATGTGGATGCATTTCTATTTGATTAAGCGTTGGAACACATTCAGAATATTCCATTAAATCTTCTAATTGAGGAATACTAAAATTACATACCCCTATCGCTCTTGCCCTACCACTTTTATAAATTCTTTCCATAGCTTTATATGTCTCTTTATACTTGGACTTTACAGGCCAATGCATTAAATACATATCAATATAATTGGTTTGTAAGCGCTCTAAACTCCTATCAAAGGCAAGTAAGGTTTGATCGTAGCCCTGTTCGTTATTCCATATTTTGGTTGTTAGAAAAATCTCTTTTCTTGCAATTCCACTTTTCTTTATTGCTCTTCCGACACTCTGTTCGTTTTGGTAGGCCGATGCTGTATCAATCTTACGATAGCCTGTTTGCAAAGCAGAAATAACCGCATTCTCCACCTCTCCATCATTCTTCGCAAAGAGAACTCCTAAACCTATTTGTGGCATTTTCACCTTATTATTAAGTACAAAAAAATCTTTCCTGACCATGATGAGCTTTTTTAAGCTTAGTTAAATGCAACACAATATCTACACACAAAATAACTATGATATTTAGGTTATACTTTGGATAAATCATTCAAACAATACGACGTTTTATTCTTTTTTATATATTTAATTTTCATTTTTAGATAGTTTTACCTTATGAAACCAATGTTAGAGGCTATAAATGTAAATGTCAATTCTTCTTTTAAAGTTGAATCATATAACGCATCCACACATTGCGAATCTACAGGTTGGCATGTTCATCCAGAGTTTGAACTGGTCTATGTAAAAAATGGTTCCGGCCTTCTCAATATTGGCTCTAAAAAGAAAAAATATAATGATGGAGTGCTTGTTTTCTTAGGTGGCAACATTCCGCATGCAGACTTTGGAAATAAAGATTATGAAGATAGTCTAGAGATAGTCATTCAATTTAAAAAAGAGTTTCTAGACGAAAAACTCAAAGTATTCCCAGAATTAAGAAGAATAAAACAACTTATTGAAAAATCAAGGCAAGTTTTAATTTTTGATCAAGAAAGCAAAAATGTACTCTGGGATAGTTTCAAAAATTTTGAGCATATGGACAATCAAGGTAAACTGATAAACTTGTTATCCATTCTTGATTACCTATCCAAAAAGGCAACCTATGAAAACCTATTTGATAGCATTTCGTTGAGCAATTACAAAAAAGATGAGATTTGGAGATTAGAACAAACCTTTGAATACGTTAATACCAATTATCATAAAAACATTTCAGTAACTGAAATCTCCAAGCAGCTTGGTTTTACACCCAACTCTTTTTGCCGATTCTTCAAAAAAATGACCAGTCAGAAATTTATCAGTTTTGTGAATGAATTTCGAATTGGCAAAGCGCTTGAATTCTTTAATGAGAACAATACGGTTGTTGCAGAGGTAATGTACAAATCTGGCTTCAATGATCCTTCCTACTTTACCAGACAATTCAAAAAGTATCAAGGTACAACGCCATCCGCCTATTTAAAATTAAAATATAATGAATCAGATTTACAAGATTCTTTGTATTGACACCTTTTTAGAAGTATACCTAACGGAGAGATAGAACATATAAATGTCTAGCATATTCTTTAAAAAAGACCGTTCCGAAGAACGGTCTTCGTTTTTACAACTAAACAAGTTGTCCATGTATTAATCCCTGTTGTTATTAATTACATCTTGTGATAAAATTCCATCTGGTAAAATCCCTCTCGTATAAACTTCCACGATAAGTCACACGTTCTCCAACAGCATATCTCCTAAATCGAGACCATTCTTCAACACCATCACATGGACCGGTTTCTCCTCCAGTGTCTGGGTTGCCATCTGTGGATGGGTATAAGGAATTTGTTCCCTCTATATCCAGTGCCGATATTCTCGCCTGCCTTTGGGGTAAAAGGTTCCCATTTAAGTCCGTAATTGTAGGTCTTCCATTTTTACTAAAAGTAAAGCTACCATACATCATGGTAGAGTTGATATCAAACTGGCCCGTTAACAAAGTTGCCGAGTTACTTTTATAAAACTGATCTTGTGCTCCATTCTGGATATTCTCAAAATTGATTCTGATGAAATTATCTCTATCAGAACGATTTTGCTCATGGATATATCCTAAGGTATGTCCTAACTCATGGATGATGACCACAGCCGTAGCTCGAGTACCTAAACGAATAAAGCCTCTGGAGCCATTCATGCCAAGTGTTGCCACTCCAGAATTGCTATTGGATCCTGAGGAAGAAATAGTAACATAATTAGACTGATTGGTCCGCTCCTTAAATGTTACATTGGTTTTGCTCGTCCATTCATCAAAAGATTTCTGAAGTTCGGAACGCACCGATGCACTAAGCCCGCTAATTACATAATAGACAACACCATTGGTCCATTTGCGAGCACCACCTCCCAATCCAAGATTTGTTTGACCTGCATCTGGAACAGGGTTTTCAACAAAAGAATCAGAAGTATCCGACAATTGTTCTTCAAACAATCTGGTGTCGCTACCAGCTAAACTATAGGTACCATCTTTTTCAAGCCTTACTTTTACAGGTTCTCCTAAAAAGTATTTGGTAATAAATGAAGTATCCTGATCTTCTATGGATACTTCTTCATCCGGGGTTATCCCATTTTGATCGTCAACATCATTCTTCTCGCAAGAAGCGAAGCATACAACCACAGCCATTGTTAAAATCAGCAGTTTCTTAATACCGATTTTGGGGTTCATTTTTTCATTTTTACGTTTCATGTTCATTTTAATTTTGGGGTTAAAACTTAAATATGTACGTAAGAAAAACTGAGATAGTAAGTGATTACTGTATCTTTTCGATGAACGGAAGGCAAATAGAACGATACTTGTAAAATCAATGAAAATTTGGAAAACGGAACTGGGAAATAAAAATCATTATCCCCCTATAGCTTCTTCTTGGAAAGAATGCCCTGCTTTAAAATTTGTCCAAAATTATACATATCCGAATAAGAGCAATAGAATGGCGCTGGAGCCAGCCGTATAACGTTAGGCTCTCTCCAATCTGTAATTACCCCGTTCTTCATAAGATAATGGAACAAAGTCTTGCCCTCTCCGTGCAAAAGAACGGAGAGTTGACAACCTCGTTCATTTGGGGTAATAATTTCAAAAGAACTCTCTACTTCTTTATCAATCTCCTTTAAAACAAATTCGAGATAGGCAACGATTTTTTTCTGCTTTTCAATGAGGGCGTTCATTCCAACTTCATCAAAAAGCTCCAAAGAAGCCAGATATGGGGCAATGGACAATATGGGAGGATTGCTTAGTTGCCAGGCATCAGCAGTATCAATTGGGTCAAATTCGGGCTGCATTAAAAAACGAGTTTCCTTTTTTGTACCCCACCAGCCCTCAAAACGAGGAATATCTTTTTTGGCCAAGTGTTTTTCATTCACAAAAACACCCGAAGCATTTCCTGGGCCACTGTTCATATATTTATAACTGCACCAAGCCGCAAAATCAGCACTCCAATCATGTAGTTTAAGTTCCACATTACCAACAGCATGTGCCAAATCCCAACCTACAAAAGCACCAGCAGATTTTCCTGCATTGGTTATGGTTTGCATGTCTAGAACTTGTCCGTTATAATAGTTGACTCCTCCTATAAGTACCAAAGCAAGCTCATCCCCTACCTCCTTAATTTTTTCAATTATGTCTTCTGTTCTCCAATAATGTTCTCCATCTCTCTTTTTGACCTCAACAATGGCTTCGTTTGGATCAAGACCATGGAACCTCACCTGGCTTTGCAGCATGTACTGGTCTGAAGGAAATGCTTTTTCTTCACACAGGATTTTGAAGCGTTTAGCATCAGGCCGGTAAAAGGACACCATCAATAAATGTAGATTTACGGTAAGTGTATTCATTACCGATATTTCTTGAGGGCTGGCGCCCACTACTTTGCCCAAACCTTCAGTTAAGCGTTCGTGATAATCCCACCAAGGTTTTTCTGCATAAAAATGCCCTTCCACAGCGAGCTCTCTCCAGTCCTTCATTACATCATCTATAAATTTCTGAGTTCTTTTGGGCTGTAACCCTAAAGAATTCCCTGTAAAATAGATAACATCTTTTCCATTTGCTTGAGGGTAATGAAACTCTTGCCTGTATTTGGAAAGCTTATCTTCAGCATCCAACTGCTGTGCAAACGCAAGGGAATTTTGGAAAGTCATAGTTTTGGTTTGTTTCAAAAATACAATTTGTGGACTTATCTAATCTGTGTAATTCAGTCTAATCGCATTTCTATAAGGTGTTTTTTAAACCCTACTTTTTCATAGGCCTTTATTGCCGGAATATTATCTTCATAAACCGTTAACCTGACTTCCTGATATCCTTTTGATTTTGACCATCTTTTCAATTCTTCTACAATTTTTGCATTGATGCCTTTTCCCCTGTAATCTTCATGGGTGAACATAAAGCCCAAATAGGCATAATATTCATGATCAAGGCAGTGTCTCGCTTTTTTGGGAATGGCGTAGCCAGATGCTATAACTTTTCCTTCCGTTTCAGCCACCAAAACACAAGAATCTTCATCTAGCACTATTTCTTTTAGGTCATAGTAACTGATAGGATCTTCTTTTAAAGTAACATCAAAAGGGCGTTCCGCCTTAATGAGTTCTTGCTCAAAATCCAAAAGAATTGGCAAATCTTCCAAGGTGGCATTTCTTAACTTAAAGCCTGGTGACATCATAATCATCCATTTAATTAAAAAGTGAAATCCTAATGTAGTTCTTTTCTATATTTTTACGAAAATTTAAGCATGCATTTCCTATCACCTTTATTGGAAAATTATATCATGGA is a genomic window of Flagellimonas sp. CMM7 containing:
- a CDS encoding mechanosensitive ion channel domain-containing protein; the encoded protein is METINEWKNLTFDSLAAMGRDVALALPKIIGALIILLIGWLVTKIVLFVLGKILKLAKLDKLSDKINEMDLFGKGDFKIDIIKVILGFVKWLLLLVFLIVAADILSWEIISTEIGNLLRYLPRLFSALALMMIGLYIGNFIKTTVKKLFDSLEFGGSNLVSNMLFYIIVIFISITALNQAGIDTTIITNNITLILGSFLLAFALGLGLGSRDIITDLLRSFYTRRTYAVGDKVVIGKNEGTIEAIENNTLTLITKTGKFVIPIKEVVSKKVEVKS
- a CDS encoding RNA polymerase sigma factor → MTFLKRLFLILINNLDKKSLEADDPYAHLSDEELVERIVANNNPMLFGKLYDRYGKMVYNKCYGFARSQDEAEDLTQDVFLQLFIKLKMFKGKSKFSTWLYSFTYNFCVNYVNRNKQRKMSDKSVPVENSEHKLIVEVPDESLYEMKATKLKEALELVSAEDKSILLLKYQDGASIKDLVALMELGESAVKMRLKRAKEKLMEIYNTL
- a CDS encoding MFS transporter, whose product is MKSLQLIFSNPRYFAPAWVFASLNIWFGTWAIYIPTVKEKLEIDKADLGIALFCLSLGVFTIFPIASKIINKLGVGRATWYSVVLTSIMALFPLLVPNYYTLMASLFVFGACTGLTDISMNTLVTEIEKEDKENFMSAVHGFFSLGGVIAGLGSFFIPMIENPALHMGIMVVLVLIGNLFLYRNYIHIVATPMDKEPFSLKLFKPLLLLGIIGFVAMGSEGAIVDWSGLYLKEITLAPEAFIGAGFLAFSVAMTLGRFLGDGISAKIGSIKIVALGSVIALLGYLLVLSGNTLLAITGFALNGLGFSVIVPELFRIGGNVKGVDSAQGISFIAGTGYAGFLLGPVILGFIAESASLTHSFYALLGCILLVLATTLLLKKNK
- a CDS encoding aldo/keto reductase; this translates as MVRKDFFVLNNKVKMPQIGLGVLFAKNDGEVENAVISALQTGYRKIDTASAYQNEQSVGRAIKKSGIARKEIFLTTKIWNNEQGYDQTLLAFDRSLERLQTNYIDMYLMHWPVKSKYKETYKAMERIYKSGRARAIGVCNFSIPQLEDLMEYSECVPTLNQIEMHPHLSQNQLRDFAIKHNIQLEAWRPIMMGEVLNFPELIQIGKAHNKSAVQITLRWLIQRGVAVIPKSVNPLRIKENFKIFDFELSSEEMDIIEALNKDRRLGEDLSHIE
- a CDS encoding AraC family transcriptional regulator; this translates as MKPMLEAINVNVNSSFKVESYNASTHCESTGWHVHPEFELVYVKNGSGLLNIGSKKKKYNDGVLVFLGGNIPHADFGNKDYEDSLEIVIQFKKEFLDEKLKVFPELRRIKQLIEKSRQVLIFDQESKNVLWDSFKNFEHMDNQGKLINLLSILDYLSKKATYENLFDSISLSNYKKDEIWRLEQTFEYVNTNYHKNISVTEISKQLGFTPNSFCRFFKKMTSQKFISFVNEFRIGKALEFFNENNTVVAEVMYKSGFNDPSYFTRQFKKYQGTTPSAYLKLKYNESDLQDSLY
- a CDS encoding M12 family metallopeptidase, which translates into the protein MKRKNEKMNPKIGIKKLLILTMAVVVCFASCEKNDVDDQNGITPDEEVSIEDQDTSFITKYFLGEPVKVRLEKDGTYSLAGSDTRLFEEQLSDTSDSFVENPVPDAGQTNLGLGGGARKWTNGVVYYVISGLSASVRSELQKSFDEWTSKTNVTFKERTNQSNYVTISSSGSNSNSGVATLGMNGSRGFIRLGTRATAVVIIHELGHTLGYIHEQNRSDRDNFIRINFENIQNGAQDQFYKSNSATLLTGQFDINSTMMYGSFTFSKNGRPTITDLNGNLLPQRQARISALDIEGTNSLYPSTDGNPDTGGETGPCDGVEEWSRFRRYAVGERVTYRGSLYERDFTRWNFITRCN
- the kynU gene encoding kynureninase, yielding MTFQNSLAFAQQLDAEDKLSKYRQEFHYPQANGKDVIYFTGNSLGLQPKRTQKFIDDVMKDWRELAVEGHFYAEKPWWDYHERLTEGLGKVVGASPQEISVMNTLTVNLHLLMVSFYRPDAKRFKILCEEKAFPSDQYMLQSQVRFHGLDPNEAIVEVKKRDGEHYWRTEDIIEKIKEVGDELALVLIGGVNYYNGQVLDMQTITNAGKSAGAFVGWDLAHAVGNVELKLHDWSADFAAWCSYKYMNSGPGNASGVFVNEKHLAKKDIPRFEGWWGTKKETRFLMQPEFDPIDTADAWQLSNPPILSIAPYLASLELFDEVGMNALIEKQKKIVAYLEFVLKEIDKEVESSFEIITPNERGCQLSVLLHGEGKTLFHYLMKNGVITDWREPNVIRLAPAPFYCSYSDMYNFGQILKQGILSKKKL
- a CDS encoding GNAT family N-acetyltransferase is translated as MMSPGFKLRNATLEDLPILLDFEQELIKAERPFDVTLKEDPISYYDLKEIVLDEDSCVLVAETEGKVIASGYAIPKKARHCLDHEYYAYLGFMFTHEDYRGKGINAKIVEELKRWSKSKGYQEVRLTVYEDNIPAIKAYEKVGFKKHLIEMRLD